One genomic region from Chloroherpetonaceae bacterium encodes:
- a CDS encoding penicillin-binding transpeptidase domain-containing protein translates to MGEKEKDIKASQSSGNEVESSINRKSESENREEKIRMTLVIGGLFLLAAMVVFRLGYVQVVASGEYQKRAKKQYEYKLAVKASRGDILDRNGRRLATTVTAISFAADPAVIENPDDVASLFSEVFQKPKDFYLKKLKEKNRFVWLERQVPISRANVILEAKYYGVLEIKEQSRRYENLASQVIGFLDADGNGISGIEKQYQEVLSGKDGMMLMQRTATGRAFPAVGEAHHEPENGGSITLTIDSDIQALVEDELKRGMDASGSFAAIGIVMDVRTGEILAIANEPDFDANLKETYTPENIRNRAVTDVFEPGSTFKIVALSAATEEGIITPYDKYSGEGGKWRVKDRIISDHEKVGNVTLREAIMKSSNIVSAKVAMKVGTEKFYEMTKKLGYGDKTESGLLGEISGTVKPVKNWTGITLPWMAHGYEVLVSPLQILSSYATLANDGERMKPIIIKEISDNAGSQTFRAEPKKVTRAMEKETARKVREYFKAVVDSGTGMAARVQGLPIGGKTGTAQQLTNGSYKAGRYVASFVGYFPQDRPEFAVLVMMINPTNGYYGSMAAAPVFSKIASRMLSTTGEEYRDRIASEMKPEASKEQYFLDTARTVVVPNIRGLTITEAKKILRSHSLDFSRSGEDAGIVSKQGIAPGKRVAIWTKIPLDLSGETAASKMPELLGIRASRAIAAAEELGLRVQVAGGDGKVVSQSIRSGQTIAKGASITLVMSN, encoded by the coding sequence GTGGGCGAAAAAGAAAAGGACATAAAAGCCTCACAGAGTTCGGGAAATGAAGTGGAGTCTTCAATAAACCGAAAAAGTGAAAGCGAAAATCGAGAAGAGAAGATCCGCATGACCTTGGTCATTGGCGGTCTTTTTCTTTTAGCGGCGATGGTTGTTTTCCGTTTAGGCTATGTCCAAGTGGTTGCTTCAGGCGAGTATCAAAAGCGTGCGAAAAAGCAATACGAGTATAAACTTGCCGTGAAAGCCAGTCGCGGCGATATTCTCGACCGGAATGGCAGAAGACTTGCAACAACCGTTACCGCGATTTCATTTGCTGCGGACCCTGCCGTGATTGAAAATCCAGATGACGTTGCCTCGCTTTTTTCAGAAGTATTTCAGAAACCGAAAGACTTCTATTTGAAAAAATTGAAAGAAAAAAATCGATTTGTATGGCTTGAGCGGCAAGTGCCAATCTCACGAGCAAATGTGATTTTAGAGGCAAAGTACTATGGAGTTTTGGAGATTAAAGAACAAAGCCGCCGTTACGAAAATCTCGCCTCGCAAGTCATTGGATTTTTAGATGCAGATGGAAACGGCATCAGTGGGATTGAAAAGCAGTATCAAGAGGTACTATCTGGGAAAGATGGCATGATGCTCATGCAGCGAACGGCAACGGGCAGAGCATTTCCGGCAGTTGGGGAGGCGCATCACGAACCTGAAAACGGAGGTTCAATCACCCTAACGATTGATTCGGATATCCAAGCGTTGGTTGAAGATGAATTAAAACGAGGGATGGATGCTTCGGGTTCATTTGCTGCAATTGGCATCGTGATGGATGTACGAACCGGCGAAATTCTGGCAATTGCCAATGAGCCTGATTTCGACGCAAATCTGAAGGAAACTTATACCCCTGAAAATATTCGGAATCGTGCGGTCACCGATGTTTTTGAACCGGGCTCAACATTTAAGATTGTAGCACTTAGTGCCGCAACCGAAGAAGGAATAATCACGCCTTACGATAAATACAGTGGCGAAGGTGGGAAATGGCGCGTCAAAGATAGAATCATCTCAGATCACGAAAAGGTTGGCAATGTCACACTCCGCGAGGCGATCATGAAGTCCAGCAATATCGTTTCAGCCAAAGTGGCAATGAAAGTAGGTACCGAGAAATTTTATGAAATGACCAAAAAGCTTGGCTACGGCGATAAAACGGAGTCCGGACTTTTGGGCGAAATCTCAGGCACCGTAAAACCGGTGAAAAATTGGACTGGCATTACCCTGCCGTGGATGGCCCACGGTTATGAGGTTCTTGTTTCGCCGCTACAAATTCTTTCTTCTTACGCCACTTTAGCCAATGATGGCGAGCGAATGAAGCCAATAATCATTAAAGAAATCAGCGACAATGCGGGGAGTCAGACTTTTCGAGCGGAACCAAAAAAAGTGACTCGCGCAATGGAAAAAGAAACCGCGCGCAAGGTGCGTGAATACTTCAAAGCAGTGGTTGATAGCGGAACAGGGATGGCGGCGAGAGTTCAAGGATTGCCGATTGGTGGAAAGACCGGAACTGCACAGCAATTAACCAATGGCAGCTATAAAGCAGGAAGATATGTGGCTTCCTTTGTGGGTTACTTTCCTCAAGATAGGCCGGAATTTGCTGTGCTTGTCATGATGATAAACCCAACCAACGGATACTACGGCAGTATGGCAGCCGCACCGGTTTTTTCGAAAATTGCCAGTCGAATGCTCAGTACAACAGGCGAAGAATACCGCGACCGAATTGCTTCAGAAATGAAACCCGAAGCTTCAAAAGAACAATACTTCTTGGATACAGCAAGAACTGTTGTCGTTCCAAATATTCGAGGGTTAACAATAACAGAAGCAAAAAAAATATTGCGCTCGCATAGCCTTGATTTCTCTCGCTCCGGCGAAGATGCAGGGATTGTTTCAAAGCAAGGGATTGCTCCGGGTAAAAGAGTCGCTATTTGGACTAAAATTCCGCTTGATCTCTCAGGAGAAACGGCAGCATCAAAAATGCCGGAACTTTTGGGTATTCGAGCCTCGCGTGCCATTGCAGCAGCTGAAGAATTAGGATTGAGGGTACAAGTTGCAGGTGGCGATGGAAAAGTGGTTTCGCAATCGATTCGAAGTGGACAGACAATAGCAAAAGGCGCTTCAATCACGCTGGTTATGAGCAATTAA
- the rsmH gene encoding 16S rRNA (cytosine(1402)-N(4))-methyltransferase RsmH, protein MTYHIPALLNECLEGLVTRPGIYIDGTLGGGGHTEGILQKLENNAWLSDSKIFGIDQDCDAIAFATQRLKRYLPFFESIETNFSELQVALPKDAIETGVQGILLDLGVSFYQFDRGERGFSFRSDHQLDMRMSVGSENRASDIIATYSEKELAEIFWRYGEEPKSRQIAKRILEARRIAPIETTGALAGIVKSFYPEYKPAEQTKAMARVFQALRIEVNDELEALQKTLKESIALLKPGGRIGVISYHSLEDRIVKNFMKDLSTDDWGEKRLPIREPIRKASLKLITKKPLVPSDEEIARNSRSRSAKLRIAEKI, encoded by the coding sequence ATGACCTATCATATTCCGGCATTGCTGAATGAGTGCCTTGAAGGTCTGGTAACGAGACCCGGCATTTATATCGATGGAACATTGGGCGGGGGCGGTCACACGGAAGGAATTTTACAAAAGCTTGAAAACAACGCGTGGCTTTCAGATTCAAAAATTTTTGGGATTGATCAAGACTGTGACGCCATTGCCTTTGCCACCCAAAGACTTAAGCGATACTTACCGTTCTTTGAAAGCATTGAAACAAATTTTTCAGAGTTGCAAGTTGCCTTGCCGAAAGATGCGATTGAAACGGGTGTGCAAGGAATCCTTTTAGATCTTGGCGTTTCGTTTTATCAATTTGATCGTGGAGAAAGGGGATTTTCATTTCGAAGCGATCACCAACTCGACATGCGGATGTCTGTGGGCTCTGAAAATCGGGCAAGTGATATCATTGCAACCTACAGCGAAAAGGAACTTGCTGAGATTTTTTGGCGATACGGCGAAGAACCAAAATCACGGCAGATTGCAAAACGGATTTTAGAAGCAAGAAGGATTGCGCCAATCGAAACGACAGGCGCTCTGGCTGGAATCGTGAAGTCATTTTATCCGGAGTATAAACCGGCTGAGCAAACCAAAGCGATGGCAAGAGTATTTCAAGCCTTGCGAATAGAAGTGAACGATGAGCTTGAAGCACTGCAAAAAACCTTAAAGGAATCAATTGCACTCTTAAAGCCGGGAGGAAGAATTGGCGTCATCAGTTACCACTCGCTTGAAGATCGGATTGTGAAAAACTTCATGAAAGATTTAAGTACGGATGATTGGGGTGAAAAAAGATTGCCGATTCGAGAGCCGATTCGAAAAGCAAGCTTAAAACTTATCACAAAAAAGCCCTTGGTTCCAAGTGATGAGGAAATCGCGCGCAATTCAAGATCAAGAAGTGCAAAGCTGAGAATTGCAGAAAAAATTTGA
- a CDS encoding transcriptional regulator MraZ, giving the protein MSGFVGKSIHSLDDKGRLVIPSKFAKKIAADTASLFVMKTPEGALDLYEPKAWEEKERALAKLDDLKSEERLLKTLLYQSLEEAELSRTAVKDSVTHRIVITKDLQEHLGVSKDANEVVLVGGGNKFSIWKPEKLQRAVSENQEMLETLTSRHLQ; this is encoded by the coding sequence ATGTCAGGTTTTGTGGGCAAATCCATACACTCTTTGGATGACAAAGGGCGATTGGTGATTCCTTCAAAATTCGCAAAGAAAATTGCGGCTGACACGGCGTCGCTTTTTGTGATGAAAACACCGGAAGGTGCTCTTGACCTTTATGAACCCAAAGCTTGGGAAGAAAAAGAAAGAGCCTTAGCCAAACTTGATGACTTAAAAAGCGAGGAGCGACTGCTAAAGACGCTTCTCTATCAAAGCCTCGAAGAGGCGGAACTTTCTCGCACGGCGGTGAAAGATTCGGTAACTCACCGAATTGTCATCACCAAAGATTTACAAGAGCACTTGGGGGTCAGTAAGGATGCCAATGAGGTTGTGCTTGTTGGGGGAGGAAACAAGTTTAGTATCTGGAAGCCGGAAAAATTGCAACGGGCGGTGAGTGAAAATCAAGAGATGTTGGAAACCTTGACATCTCGCCACTTACAATAA
- a CDS encoding lamin tail domain-containing protein, producing MASNIPNKKTVASRSSKLFISLTMALLFWVIPSQPLLSQGIPDSLLILTEVMPDPVTGASTTAHEYVEIFNLSFSDSVSLTGWRLRGGLSGTARTLTDTLGNSVKIPPRRFALIVPFSYTTTSPRFYDALVPSGTLFIRASGTSNTSLDLSNSGSGTLARLISPSNDTVQNYFYGNSTKGFAFEKINLTRINDASNWQRGLQQGGTPGAFNSVSPRENDLTITSLSAFPSVSITQGDSVRLDARVRNLGTAASAGFLYEIYEDRDSNATLVSNERLFSQTNSSTLNSGDSLLFSNWVRLSVSGLRRFVTIVTQSGDEVRTNDTAKINITVLQSAGLDTALIFTEVMADPPSGNTTANEFVEVFNTSSTDSLNLTLYRFRAGTNSTVTISDTSDGRVWLRPRSYALIVPSTYQANERIYNALLPSGTLVVRSSGGLSLTNGGTTIRLITSTNDTIQTYTYGSQTKGFSQEKKELTRENTSVNWARALVSGGSPGVINTNTPKEKDLTISTFQPSGSSVRLGTTVVLRTVIKNLGTQTATGYRLEIFEDADSNNVVSQPERFFSQTFASTDIAPADSFNVTGIELLANKGGLRRLVAAVSFLGDESRTNDTARAQFNTFVPNDADTNIILSEVMPDPPADANSTAHEFIEVYNSSATDTIDFSGWRLRVGTGSVISLADTGDGRTRLAPRSYALIVPSSYLSTFPRFYNSKVPSGVLVLGASASLSLTNGGTTIRLITSIGDTIQTYSYSGNLTKGFSLEKVLLTRENTLQNWGRAGISGGTPGSVNTITPKAFDIGINSLTVFPSTNIRTGTQGTLRANVRNYGQQAATSVRVEVYDDRDSNEVAALSELLDTRTLSSNLASLDSLNLDFSFSTSIPGLKRFIVAATLSADEARLNDTLKTTALVFEPNFVDTNLIISEVMYDPPAESNSTTFDEYLEVYNRSETDTLNLRNWRIGGSVNLVITDSLGSNANVLIGPKQFALIFAPNYFTSPQFYKDIIPANAVLARSSGSLNFSNDGDSISIITAQGELIAHMAYVGDSKQKGKSLEKIMMTRNDSPSNYIPSLTLRGSPGRENTVTPKPFDLALRFAVRFSTPPGANINIGYTIINRGLNAFGAGATVKVYEDLNSNTLVEPEEEISSASFTLSSNLIPNDSTVRSFTAQAAQRNSRRFIIILTATGDNDLLNNRAETLLLTGTPRNAIVVNEILYQPIQSSTDFKQDQPDYVELFNRSDSTIDLRGWYLTNLPNERGEFEKYEFATDSLANYALKPGDYAVISPDRLLLRDSTRLVLFYSYLKSDSTAKLFFITSRSTFSNSTTGGLVQLVDNTDGIIDSVRYSPEWHNSFYSSTSGIALERINPHLGSNDSRNWTSSSNREFGGTPARRNAAFAETITIETQGKIEVKPNPFSPDGDGREDNAVISYKLPDNVNRIRIKIYDVRGRLVRTLANSEPTASEGSIIWDGFGENRERLRMGIYIIFLEALGANSAVVTSLKKAVVVARPLN from the coding sequence ATGGCTTCGAATATTCCGAATAAAAAAACAGTCGCCTCTCGCTCTTCCAAGTTGTTTATTTCACTCACAATGGCACTGCTATTTTGGGTTATCCCGTCGCAACCCCTCTTAAGTCAAGGAATTCCGGATTCGCTTCTCATTTTAACCGAGGTCATGCCCGATCCGGTAACGGGAGCAAGTACGACGGCTCACGAGTATGTTGAAATTTTTAATTTGAGTTTTTCGGATTCGGTATCGCTTACTGGATGGCGACTTCGCGGCGGACTTTCAGGTACAGCAAGAACTTTAACGGATACGCTTGGTAATTCAGTCAAAATCCCGCCTCGCCGCTTCGCGCTCATTGTGCCATTTTCTTATACCACCACATCGCCTCGTTTTTATGATGCTTTGGTACCATCTGGAACTTTATTTATTCGTGCTTCCGGAACATCGAACACATCGCTTGATCTCTCAAATTCAGGTTCAGGAACATTGGCAAGATTGATTTCTCCCTCAAACGATACGGTTCAAAACTACTTTTATGGCAATTCAACAAAAGGGTTTGCTTTTGAGAAAATTAATCTCACACGCATTAATGATGCTTCAAATTGGCAACGGGGATTGCAACAAGGCGGGACGCCGGGAGCCTTCAATTCAGTTTCGCCAAGAGAGAATGATTTAACAATCACATCACTATCAGCTTTCCCATCAGTTTCAATCACTCAAGGAGATAGTGTGCGTTTGGATGCACGGGTTCGGAATTTAGGAACAGCAGCTTCTGCCGGATTTTTATACGAAATTTATGAAGACCGCGATTCCAATGCGACGCTTGTTTCGAATGAAAGACTTTTTTCTCAAACGAATTCTTCCACACTTAATTCAGGAGATTCTCTCTTATTCTCAAATTGGGTTCGATTGTCGGTGAGTGGACTACGGCGATTTGTTACCATCGTTACTCAATCGGGCGATGAAGTTCGCACCAACGATACCGCTAAAATTAACATCACCGTTTTACAGTCCGCCGGGCTTGATACTGCTTTGATTTTTACTGAAGTGATGGCAGACCCTCCCTCGGGAAACACCACCGCCAATGAATTTGTGGAAGTGTTTAACACAAGCTCAACTGATTCGCTCAATCTCACTTTATATCGTTTTCGGGCAGGGACGAATTCAACGGTTACGATTTCTGATACAAGCGATGGGCGTGTGTGGCTACGGCCACGCTCTTATGCACTGATTGTGCCAAGCACGTACCAAGCCAACGAGCGGATTTATAATGCATTGCTCCCTTCGGGAACATTGGTTGTAAGATCATCGGGCGGTTTAAGCCTTACCAATGGCGGAACAACCATTCGTTTGATTACAAGCACCAATGATACAATTCAGACCTACACTTATGGTTCTCAAACCAAAGGATTCTCTCAAGAAAAAAAAGAGCTTACCCGCGAAAACACTTCGGTCAATTGGGCGAGAGCGTTGGTGAGCGGAGGTTCTCCGGGTGTGATCAATACCAATACCCCAAAGGAAAAGGATCTCACTATTTCCACTTTTCAGCCCAGCGGAAGTTCGGTGCGCTTAGGAACAACGGTTGTGTTAAGAACCGTGATTAAAAACTTGGGAACTCAAACGGCCACAGGCTATCGGTTAGAAATTTTTGAAGATGCGGATTCAAACAATGTGGTATCTCAACCCGAGCGCTTCTTCAGTCAAACATTTGCTTCGACAGACATCGCTCCTGCCGATTCCTTCAATGTGACGGGAATTGAACTCTTAGCCAATAAAGGTGGGCTTCGACGACTGGTCGCAGCTGTTTCTTTCTTAGGCGATGAATCACGCACAAACGATACGGCACGCGCTCAATTTAATACCTTTGTTCCGAATGATGCCGATACAAACATCATTTTATCAGAAGTGATGCCCGACCCACCGGCCGATGCGAATTCAACGGCGCATGAATTTATTGAGGTATATAATTCGTCGGCTACTGATACGATTGATTTTTCCGGGTGGCGGCTTCGTGTTGGCACAGGCTCGGTAATTTCCTTAGCCGATACCGGAGACGGCAGAACACGGCTCGCGCCGCGAAGTTATGCCTTGATTGTGCCTTCTTCGTATCTCAGCACTTTCCCACGATTTTACAATAGCAAGGTGCCAAGTGGGGTTTTGGTTCTCGGCGCCTCAGCGTCGCTCAGTCTGACTAATGGCGGAACGACTATTCGATTGATTACATCGATTGGCGATACCATTCAAACCTATTCTTACTCCGGAAATTTGACAAAAGGCTTTTCACTTGAAAAGGTGCTGCTCACACGCGAAAACACGCTCCAAAACTGGGGAAGAGCTGGGATTTCAGGCGGAACGCCCGGTTCGGTGAATACCATTACCCCAAAAGCATTTGATATTGGAATCAATTCCCTTACTGTTTTTCCATCAACCAATATTCGAACGGGTACGCAAGGAACATTGCGCGCTAATGTTCGGAATTACGGACAGCAAGCCGCAACGAGCGTTCGGGTGGAAGTCTATGACGACCGTGATTCTAATGAAGTTGCTGCTTTAAGTGAGCTTCTCGATACGCGTACACTTTCCTCGAATTTGGCTTCCCTTGATTCGCTCAATCTCGATTTTTCGTTTTCAACTTCAATTCCGGGGCTCAAGCGATTTATTGTTGCAGCAACGCTCAGCGCTGACGAAGCGCGGCTTAATGATACCCTGAAAACCACGGCGCTCGTCTTTGAGCCGAACTTTGTCGATACCAATCTTATCATATCGGAGGTGATGTATGACCCGCCGGCAGAATCGAACAGCACCACCTTTGATGAATATCTTGAAGTCTATAACCGAAGTGAAACTGACACACTGAATCTTCGCAATTGGCGAATTGGCGGTTCAGTAAATTTAGTCATCACCGATTCGCTCGGCAGCAACGCCAATGTTTTGATTGGACCAAAACAATTTGCGCTCATCTTTGCACCCAATTATTTTACTTCGCCACAGTTTTATAAAGACATTATTCCTGCAAACGCTGTGCTGGCAAGGTCTTCCGGTTCGCTAAATTTTTCGAACGATGGAGATTCGATTTCCATCATTACGGCTCAAGGTGAATTGATTGCACATATGGCATATGTGGGTGATTCAAAACAGAAGGGAAAGTCGCTTGAAAAAATTATGATGACACGCAATGATTCACCTTCAAATTATATTCCTTCATTAACACTGCGAGGTTCGCCCGGCAGAGAAAACACCGTAACGCCAAAGCCATTTGATCTTGCCCTGCGTTTTGCTGTGCGATTCAGCACGCCACCGGGAGCGAACATCAATATCGGTTATACCATCATCAATCGCGGCTTAAATGCCTTTGGGGCAGGCGCAACCGTGAAAGTATATGAAGATTTGAATTCCAACACACTTGTTGAGCCTGAAGAGGAAATTTCTTCTGCTTCGTTCACTTTGTCTTCGAACCTGATACCCAATGATTCTACGGTTCGTTCCTTCACTGCTCAAGCCGCGCAGCGGAATTCACGGCGATTTATCATCATACTTACCGCTACTGGTGATAACGACCTTTTGAATAACCGCGCTGAAACCTTGCTACTCACAGGTACACCGAGAAACGCCATTGTGGTAAATGAAATTTTATATCAACCGATTCAAAGCTCGACCGATTTCAAACAAGACCAACCCGACTATGTTGAACTTTTTAACAGAAGCGATAGCACCATCGATCTCCGTGGATGGTATTTAACCAATTTACCCAATGAACGCGGGGAATTTGAGAAGTATGAATTTGCAACCGATTCACTTGCGAACTATGCATTAAAGCCCGGTGATTATGCGGTTATTTCTCCAGATCGGTTACTTCTCCGTGATTCAACGCGTTTAGTGCTTTTCTATTCTTATCTAAAGAGCGACTCTACTGCAAAACTTTTTTTCATCACTTCACGAAGTACCTTCTCCAATTCAACGACCGGTGGACTTGTACAGCTTGTGGATAACACCGATGGCATTATCGATTCCGTTCGTTACTCACCCGAGTGGCATAATTCATTTTATTCCTCAACCTCGGGAATTGCGCTTGAACGAATCAATCCTCATCTTGGCTCAAATGATTCAAGAAATTGGACAAGTTCCTCTAACCGCGAATTTGGCGGTACGCCTGCTCGCCGCAATGCGGCTTTTGCGGAAACAATTACAATTGAAACTCAAGGGAAAATTGAGGTAAAACCAAATCCATTTTCTCCCGATGGCGATGGACGAGAGGACAATGCAGTCATTTCTTATAAACTTCCTGATAATGTCAATCGAATTCGAATAAAGATATATGATGTTCGTGGAAGGCTTGTAAGAACGCTTGCCAATTCAGAGCCAACGGCCTCAGAGGGAAGTATTATCTGGGATGGCTTTGGAGAAAATCGCGAGCGGTTGCGAATGGGCATCTATATCATCTTTTTAGAAGCACTCGGTGCCAATTCCGCCGTGGTGACCTCTCTCAAAAAAGCGGTGGTTGTGGCAAGGCCGCTGAATTGA
- the rlmD gene encoding 23S rRNA (uracil(1939)-C(5))-methyltransferase RlmD yields MSDEKAQPNPYKKGDRVIVTLSDVAEGDKLFARMPDGISAFLSRRVSDAPLAIGDEVEAEIIKIKKSYLELFFQRLIKPSELRSDPKCEHFGACGGCKWQHVKYDEQVKLKEKKVRDALIHIGGFETPPFEEPISAPLIFGYRNKIEFSFCDKRFTLPNEIEEGRKSLDFALGFHAPERYDKVIDINRCEIASDDMSRVLEIVKSYAMNSGLKPYSTKDHTGFWRHLAMRKAFHTGEVMVNLVTSEYLPEVLEPLAKLLVQSLGQNLASVVCNVTTAKSNVSFGESEYLLHGKPFITEKLGNYHFRISANSFFQTNTLGAELLYGVAEEFAEISGRETVFDFYSGTGSISIFISARCKKVIGVELIESSVNDAKANAERNGVSNAEFFRWDMKDVRDVLKTIQITPDVIITDPPRAGMHPNAVKSMIELGSQRIVYVSCNPSSLARDGKLLAESGYKLEKVRAVDLFPHTNHIESVALFRKSNEN; encoded by the coding sequence ATGAGCGACGAAAAAGCACAACCAAACCCTTACAAAAAAGGCGATCGAGTGATAGTAACCCTTTCGGATGTCGCTGAGGGCGATAAGCTTTTTGCCCGAATGCCTGATGGCATATCGGCATTTCTTTCACGGCGGGTATCGGATGCGCCGCTTGCGATAGGCGATGAAGTGGAAGCTGAGATTATTAAGATTAAAAAAAGTTATCTCGAGCTTTTTTTTCAGCGGCTTATAAAGCCATCGGAGTTACGAAGCGACCCAAAGTGTGAGCACTTTGGGGCCTGTGGCGGTTGTAAGTGGCAACATGTGAAGTATGATGAGCAAGTGAAGTTGAAGGAGAAAAAGGTTCGTGATGCGCTTATTCACATCGGCGGTTTCGAAACGCCGCCCTTTGAAGAGCCTATTTCTGCACCGTTGATATTTGGGTATCGAAATAAAATTGAGTTTTCGTTTTGTGATAAACGCTTCACACTTCCCAATGAAATTGAGGAAGGGCGAAAGTCGCTCGACTTTGCGTTGGGCTTTCATGCGCCGGAGAGGTATGATAAGGTGATTGATATCAATCGTTGTGAAATTGCAAGCGACGACATGTCTCGTGTACTTGAAATCGTAAAAAGCTATGCGATGAACTCGGGGTTAAAGCCATACTCAACAAAAGACCACACCGGATTTTGGCGGCACTTGGCAATGCGGAAGGCATTTCATACCGGAGAAGTAATGGTGAATTTGGTGACTTCTGAGTATTTGCCCGAAGTTTTAGAACCCCTTGCAAAATTGCTTGTTCAATCGCTCGGTCAAAATCTTGCTTCGGTGGTTTGCAATGTAACAACTGCAAAAAGCAATGTTTCTTTTGGCGAATCGGAATATCTGCTTCACGGCAAGCCGTTTATTACCGAAAAACTTGGCAATTACCACTTTCGAATTTCAGCCAATTCATTTTTTCAGACCAACACCTTGGGTGCAGAATTGCTTTACGGCGTGGCAGAGGAATTCGCTGAAATTAGTGGGCGTGAAACTGTTTTTGATTTTTACTCAGGAACCGGCTCGATTTCAATTTTCATTTCTGCTCGGTGCAAAAAGGTGATTGGTGTTGAACTGATTGAAAGCAGTGTCAATGATGCCAAAGCCAATGCCGAGCGAAACGGAGTGAGCAATGCTGAATTCTTCCGATGGGATATGAAGGATGTTCGCGATGTGTTGAAAACCATTCAAATCACACCCGATGTCATCATAACCGACCCGCCGCGCGCGGGGATGCATCCGAATGCGGTGAAATCGATGATTGAATTGGGATCGCAGAGAATTGTGTATGTGAGTTGCAATCCGTCAAGCCTTGCGCGTGACGGAAAGCTTTTGGCGGAAAGCGGGTATAAGCTCGAAAAAGTCCGAGCGGTTGATCTTTTTCCGCATACCAACCACATTGAGAGTGTGGCGCTTTTTCGAAAATCAAATGAGAATTGA
- a CDS encoding arsenate reductase ArsC, whose translation METQTENSTALETAVKQRSLLFICTANAIRSQMAEGFLKARSKDFIVYSAGSSPVPFIDRHAVQVMKEIGIDITEHYTNSIDDYRNVPLDIAITLCGNAYEVCPVWLYSSSTILNAHWGFKDAAGRNIEAYRKLRDELDHHITKFLAGYSPSMTNDELKVLLRKLMR comes from the coding sequence TTGGAAACCCAAACTGAAAATTCAACCGCTCTTGAAACTGCTGTTAAACAAAGAAGTTTGTTATTTATTTGCACAGCCAATGCCATTCGAAGTCAGATGGCAGAAGGTTTTTTGAAGGCGCGTTCTAAAGATTTTATCGTTTATAGCGCGGGGTCTTCCCCGGTTCCTTTTATCGACCGGCATGCGGTTCAAGTGATGAAAGAAATTGGGATTGATATCACAGAGCATTACACCAATAGCATTGATGATTATCGGAATGTTCCACTTGACATTGCGATTACTCTCTGCGGAAATGCATATGAAGTGTGCCCGGTTTGGCTTTACTCAAGTTCAACGATTCTCAATGCCCATTGGGGATTTAAGGACGCTGCGGGAAGAAATATTGAGGCGTATCGAAAATTAAGAGATGAATTGGATCATCATATTACAAAGTTTTTAGCGGGTTACAGCCCTTCGATGACCAACGACGAATTAAAAGTGCTGCTTCGAAAATTGATGCGATGA